Part of the Prevotella communis genome is shown below.
TTGCTTACGGAATAACAGATTAGGAATCAAATTCCTGCGTCAGCACGTCATCGGAGACTATATAGTGGACTTCGTCTCACGACAAGAAGGACTCATTATTGAGATTGATGGCGGTTATCATTCAGAACCTCGTCAACAGATAGACGACAGGCTAAGAGAAGAAGATCTGGAGCAAATGGGCTACCATGTTATTCGGTTTACAAATGAGGAAGTGATTTATGAGACAGAATATGTCACAGAACAGATAAGAAACTATTTCAAATAATTACTAGATGAAACAAGAAAACGACCTAACGACAAAAGTATCTACTCCCCTCCCTCACAGGGAGGGGCCGGGGG
Proteins encoded:
- a CDS encoding endonuclease domain-containing protein — protein: MSYKTAIPNSYGVLKAHARENRKNPTPAETILWDCLRNNRLGIKFLRQHVIGDYIVDFVSRQEGLIIEIDGGYHSEPRQQIDDRLREEDLEQMGYHVIRFTNEEVIYETEYVTEQIRNYFK